The following proteins are co-located in the Dyadobacter chenwenxiniae genome:
- a CDS encoding DUF1398 domain-containing protein, which yields MHMVELTDDLIKSAEERSKGQAYPFFVKNLKAIGVDNYEIKVRNHKRTYTSVIGDKLVIPGDIPEFECAETFELESVKAAIKRNQEGITDYPTFLREIGAAGIHTYVADLSGMKVIYQGPNSEYEYEEVIPEV from the coding sequence ATGCATATGGTAGAATTAACCGACGACTTAATAAAATCTGCCGAAGAGCGATCTAAGGGGCAAGCTTATCCGTTTTTTGTAAAAAACCTGAAAGCAATCGGGGTTGACAATTACGAGATCAAGGTTCGTAACCATAAACGTACTTATACATCCGTTATTGGTGATAAGCTGGTGATTCCCGGTGACATCCCGGAGTTTGAATGTGCGGAGACGTTTGAGCTGGAATCCGTAAAAGCGGCTATAAAAAGGAACCAGGAAGGCATAACGGATTACCCGACCTTCCTGCGCGAAATAGGCGCGGCGGGTATTCACACATATGTGGCTGACCTTTCAGGAATGAAGGTGATTTACCAGGGACCTAATTCGGAATACGAATACGAAGAAGTAATTCCGGAAGTCTGA
- a CDS encoding DUF421 domain-containing protein, with protein sequence MKEIFEWERFLMNELPFKFLAEVIVRSTIMFVFLLIALRVTGKRGVRQLSVFETVIIISLGSAAGDPMFYEDVGIIPALVVFTTIIFLYRFVTWLTGKNVWFERLIEGKTVCLIHEGRFSISAFKKETLAQDEFFSELRARSIEHLGQVRSAYLEPSGEVSVFFYKDEDVKYGLPLLPHLYHEKSKKIFKNGLHACAFCGNVLDLPAGSAVCPICSREEWVAAIRTMRLS encoded by the coding sequence ATGAAAGAAATTTTTGAATGGGAAAGATTCCTGATGAACGAGCTGCCGTTCAAGTTCCTCGCAGAAGTGATCGTGCGCTCCACGATAATGTTTGTCTTTCTGCTCATTGCATTGCGCGTGACGGGAAAGCGGGGCGTAAGGCAGCTTTCTGTTTTTGAGACGGTAATCATCATCTCATTGGGCTCGGCAGCCGGTGACCCGATGTTCTATGAAGATGTTGGTATAATTCCTGCGCTCGTCGTGTTTACTACCATTATCTTTCTTTACAGGTTTGTGACCTGGCTAACCGGGAAAAATGTGTGGTTTGAAAGACTAATTGAAGGAAAAACTGTCTGCCTGATCCACGAAGGCAGGTTTTCTATCAGCGCATTTAAAAAAGAAACACTGGCACAGGACGAGTTTTTTTCTGAATTGCGTGCCAGAAGTATTGAACATTTGGGTCAGGTTCGCAGTGCTTATCTGGAACCGTCTGGCGAAGTAAGCGTTTTCTTTTACAAGGATGAAGATGTAAAATATGGCTTGCCATTACTGCCGCATCTTTATCATGAAAAAAGCAAAAAGATATTCAAAAATGGATTGCACGCTTGCGCCTTTTGCGGCAATGTGTTGGACTTACCGGCGGGGAGTGCCGTTTGTCCGATATGCAGCAGGGAAGAATGGGTGGCCGCAATCAGAACTATGCGATTGAGCTGA
- a CDS encoding FAD-dependent oxidoreductase, with translation MNRRNFFEKAIPASFALGTIASSCAPKTQLYYPDKHFHIGRGYHQIPKLRLSADRIVKETVGLRPFRASGPRLDVEQLGNKTIVHNYGHGGSGWSLSWGTGNIARKNVLATNEKKVAVIGCGTVGIATARLLQESGCEVTIYTKDVPPNITSNLATGTWSPASRVCDVKVAKPEFKAIWEEATRFSFRRFQFFLGLNDIACWAEEYGVFKQEPVYTPGAGGEDFEIHGLIPERVKLSSKEHPFKADHVTRRTNLMFNIPSYLRHQLQDFVMFGGKVKIQEIKKLEDIDALPEKVVVNCMGLGAKPVFNDQELTPVSGQLSCLIPQSDANYKLYTQGANFISRKDGIYIGSNGIVGNWDTTPSKEQTEKTVGILMKLMEEMKG, from the coding sequence ATGAACCGTAGAAATTTTTTTGAAAAAGCAATTCCCGCAAGTTTCGCATTAGGCACAATTGCCTCTTCTTGTGCCCCTAAAACCCAGCTCTACTATCCCGACAAACACTTTCATATCGGACGCGGCTATCATCAGATTCCAAAATTGAGGCTTTCCGCGGATCGCATTGTGAAGGAAACCGTTGGGCTGCGGCCATTCCGCGCATCGGGGCCGCGTTTGGATGTAGAGCAATTGGGAAACAAAACCATCGTGCACAATTACGGACATGGCGGAAGCGGCTGGTCGCTTTCGTGGGGAACGGGTAACATTGCGCGGAAAAATGTTTTGGCTACGAATGAAAAGAAAGTAGCGGTAATTGGCTGCGGAACGGTGGGTATCGCTACGGCGCGCCTGTTGCAGGAAAGCGGTTGTGAAGTGACTATCTATACAAAGGACGTCCCGCCTAATATCACCAGTAACCTGGCGACAGGCACGTGGTCTCCTGCTTCGCGCGTTTGCGACGTGAAAGTGGCCAAGCCCGAGTTTAAAGCCATTTGGGAGGAGGCAACGCGCTTTTCGTTCCGGCGGTTCCAGTTTTTCCTGGGGCTGAACGATATTGCATGCTGGGCGGAGGAATATGGTGTTTTTAAACAAGAGCCCGTTTACACGCCCGGTGCCGGGGGAGAGGACTTCGAAATTCATGGCCTAATACCTGAACGCGTAAAGCTAAGTTCCAAGGAACATCCGTTTAAAGCGGATCACGTGACCAGGCGCACGAATTTGATGTTCAATATTCCCAGCTATCTCAGGCATCAGCTTCAGGACTTTGTCATGTTTGGCGGGAAAGTGAAAATTCAGGAGATCAAAAAGCTGGAAGACATTGACGCGTTACCCGAGAAAGTGGTGGTCAACTGCATGGGATTGGGTGCAAAACCCGTATTCAACGATCAGGAGCTTACGCCGGTCTCTGGCCAGCTTTCCTGCCTGATCCCACAAAGTGACGCGAACTACAAATTATATACACAAGGCGCGAACTTCATCTCCCGCAAAGACGGCATTTACATTGGCAGCAATGGGATCGTTGGAAACTGGGACACGACGCCAAGTAAGGAACAAACCGAAAAGACGGTGGGCATACTCATGAAACTGATGGAGGAAATGAAAGGATAG
- a CDS encoding TonB-dependent receptor has translation MRFVFAVSFLLFSIAASAQERITISGFVKEKGSQEQLPGVNVYIEGTPYGAVTNTYGFYSLTVPAADSAMLSFSFVGYQKTDLRVTLAKNLQLSIFLTAINQLEEVVVSARRQEDYVSRSVQMSQIEIPIAQLKKVPAFFGEKDVLRVLQLMPGVQKGTEGQTGLYVRGGGPDQNLIILDDAVVYNANHLFGFFSIFNSDALKSVELTKGGFPARYGGRLSSVLEMNMKEGSKDKLHGEGGIGLISSRLTLEGPLSKGKSSFLISGRRTYIDLLASPFIKQSQKGDESQVRPGYYFYDLNAKMNYDLGPKDKLYVSGYFGRDKFYVEEKSADSETKAGLDWGNATATMRWNHVLNQKLFVNTSFIFSNFNFGVSSYSKDINGDGATQDEFSLEYDSRIRDFGLKTDFDFYPSAKHAIRFGAQVTQHKFIPSALAIAGSFIDNPIERSVKPINTFEAGAYLEDTWQPFESLKMNAGFRLSAFQTQTKTYIRPEPRFSAALRLAQDFSVKASYAQMNQYVHLLSNTGLGLPTDLWVPTTDRVAPQQSQQVALGFAKDLEKPALTLTLEGYYKNMNNILNYKEGSSFLSINGENANELSWEDNVTAGKGWSYGGEFLIQKKTGRLSGWVGYTLSWTYWKFPELNFGKTFFPRYDRRHDLSVVGIYELTKRITISSTWVYGTGNALTLPVATFTGVSDNFITRINPNGKPAIGWNGPTVSEYGQKNGFRAEPFHRMDFAIQFRKQKKRHERTWEFGIYNVYNRRNPFFYDIDTDDTDAAGNTKKTLKRYSLFPVLPYFSYNFKF, from the coding sequence ATGCGTTTTGTTTTTGCCGTGTCATTTCTGCTTTTTTCGATCGCCGCATCCGCTCAGGAACGTATAACAATTAGCGGTTTTGTGAAGGAAAAAGGGAGCCAGGAGCAGCTGCCGGGGGTTAATGTGTATATTGAAGGCACGCCTTATGGAGCCGTCACCAACACTTATGGCTTTTATTCCCTGACTGTTCCCGCTGCTGACAGCGCAATGCTTTCCTTTTCGTTTGTAGGTTATCAAAAAACTGATCTGCGTGTCACTTTGGCGAAAAATCTGCAATTAAGCATCTTCCTGACGGCCATCAACCAGCTCGAAGAAGTGGTTGTTTCGGCACGTCGGCAGGAAGATTATGTGAGTCGGTCGGTGCAGATGAGCCAGATTGAAATTCCTATTGCGCAGTTGAAAAAAGTGCCTGCCTTTTTTGGTGAAAAGGACGTATTACGTGTGCTGCAACTGATGCCGGGCGTCCAGAAAGGAACCGAAGGACAAACAGGACTTTATGTACGCGGCGGCGGCCCTGATCAGAACCTGATCATTCTCGATGATGCGGTCGTTTACAATGCCAATCACCTTTTCGGGTTCTTCTCGATATTTAATAGCGATGCATTGAAAAGTGTGGAGCTCACCAAAGGCGGGTTTCCGGCGCGCTATGGTGGCCGGCTTTCTTCTGTTTTGGAAATGAACATGAAAGAAGGAAGCAAGGATAAGCTGCATGGCGAAGGCGGGATCGGGCTAATATCGTCCAGATTGACATTAGAAGGGCCTTTATCAAAAGGAAAATCATCGTTTCTGATCTCGGGACGCAGAACTTACATTGATCTGCTGGCTTCTCCATTTATAAAACAGTCGCAAAAAGGTGACGAAAGCCAAGTCCGACCGGGTTATTATTTTTATGATCTGAATGCGAAAATGAACTATGATCTCGGCCCGAAAGACAAGCTTTATGTAAGCGGATATTTTGGAAGGGACAAATTTTACGTGGAAGAAAAAAGCGCGGATTCCGAAACCAAGGCCGGTCTGGACTGGGGCAATGCTACGGCTACCATGCGCTGGAACCACGTGCTTAACCAAAAGCTCTTCGTTAACACATCATTCATTTTCAGCAATTTCAATTTCGGCGTTTCCAGTTATTCCAAAGACATCAATGGCGACGGCGCAACGCAGGATGAATTTAGCCTGGAATACGACTCCCGGATCAGGGATTTTGGTCTTAAAACGGATTTTGATTTTTATCCCTCGGCCAAGCATGCAATCAGGTTTGGGGCGCAGGTTACGCAACATAAGTTTATCCCTTCGGCGCTGGCCATTGCAGGTTCTTTTATCGACAATCCGATTGAAAGGTCTGTCAAACCCATAAACACATTTGAAGCCGGGGCTTACCTTGAAGACACCTGGCAGCCATTTGAATCATTAAAAATGAATGCGGGCTTCCGGTTAAGCGCATTTCAGACCCAGACAAAAACATATATCCGCCCTGAACCCAGGTTTTCGGCAGCATTAAGGCTTGCACAGGACTTTTCGGTAAAAGCTTCGTATGCCCAAATGAACCAATATGTGCATTTACTTTCCAACACCGGCTTAGGCTTACCAACGGACCTTTGGGTTCCTACAACCGATCGCGTGGCACCGCAACAGTCCCAGCAAGTTGCATTGGGATTTGCCAAAGACCTGGAAAAGCCCGCGCTAACATTGACGCTGGAAGGTTATTACAAAAACATGAATAACATTCTCAACTACAAGGAAGGATCGTCCTTTTTGAGTATTAATGGTGAAAATGCCAATGAACTGAGCTGGGAAGACAATGTTACCGCAGGCAAAGGCTGGTCTTACGGTGGGGAATTTTTAATTCAGAAAAAAACAGGTCGGCTTTCGGGATGGGTAGGCTATACATTATCGTGGACTTACTGGAAATTCCCTGAACTGAACTTTGGAAAAACATTCTTTCCCCGTTACGACCGCCGCCATGACCTCTCGGTGGTTGGAATCTATGAGCTTACCAAACGCATAACCATTTCTTCGACATGGGTTTACGGAACCGGAAATGCATTAACATTGCCCGTCGCCACTTTCACAGGCGTAAGCGACAATTTTATCACCAGAATAAACCCCAACGGCAAACCGGCCATCGGCTGGAACGGCCCGACGGTAAGTGAGTACGGACAAAAAAACGGCTTCCGGGCAGAGCCTTTTCACCGCATGGATTTCGCTATCCAATTTCGCAAACAAAAAAAACGACATGAACGAACCTGGGAATTTGGTATATATAATGTCTATAACCGCCGAAACCCGTTTTTTTATGACATAGACACCGACGATACGGATGCTGCGGGTAATACCAAGAAGACACTCAAACGCTATTCCCTTTTCCCCGTCCTCCCCTATTTCAGCTATAATTTCAAGTTCTAA
- a CDS encoding threonine aldolase family protein, with amino-acid sequence MKIDLRSDTVTKPTKEMQQAMWAAEVGDDVLGDDPTVNALQEKAAKLFGMQDALFCPSGTMTNQLAIRVHTQPGSDVICDKHSHIYLYEGGGIMLNALSSVKLLDGDRGRLTAKQVASAVSPEHDIHSTVTRLVSLENTMNKGGGCYYDLAEIKAIKKVCDDKNIPLHLDGARLFNALVETGESPLEYGKAFDSISICLSKGLGCPVGSLLLGTHEVIKKARRFRKVMGGGWRQAGFLAAAGIYALDHHIERLTEDHARARAIGKMFQHLPEVEEIFPVDTNIVIIRLADNVSEIDYVNKLAHQGILAVTFGENLVRFVTHLDFTDDHLHEMSKRIR; translated from the coding sequence ATGAAAATTGACCTGCGCAGCGATACCGTCACGAAGCCAACAAAGGAAATGCAGCAAGCCATGTGGGCGGCCGAAGTGGGTGACGATGTATTAGGCGACGATCCGACGGTAAATGCATTACAGGAAAAGGCAGCCAAGTTATTCGGGATGCAAGATGCGCTTTTCTGCCCGTCCGGCACAATGACCAACCAGCTTGCTATACGCGTCCACACACAGCCAGGCAGTGACGTGATCTGTGACAAGCATTCACACATTTATTTATATGAAGGGGGCGGCATTATGCTCAATGCATTGTCGTCCGTAAAGCTGCTAGACGGCGACCGCGGCAGGCTTACGGCAAAACAGGTTGCAAGCGCAGTCAGTCCTGAACACGACATTCATTCCACAGTAACTCGCCTCGTTTCGCTGGAAAATACAATGAACAAAGGCGGCGGTTGTTATTACGATCTTGCTGAAATTAAAGCGATTAAGAAAGTTTGTGATGACAAGAACATTCCGTTGCATCTCGACGGAGCCCGGCTTTTCAACGCGTTGGTTGAAACTGGTGAAAGCCCGCTCGAATATGGAAAAGCATTTGACAGCATCAGTATTTGTCTTTCCAAAGGTCTCGGTTGCCCGGTTGGATCTTTGCTGCTGGGAACGCATGAAGTAATTAAAAAAGCGAGACGTTTCCGCAAAGTAATGGGTGGAGGATGGCGTCAGGCTGGGTTTTTGGCTGCGGCAGGCATTTATGCACTCGATCATCACATAGAAAGACTAACGGAAGATCACGCCCGGGCTCGGGCCATCGGAAAAATGTTCCAGCATCTGCCAGAGGTGGAGGAAATTTTTCCTGTTGATACTAACATTGTCATTATCAGGCTTGCCGACAATGTCTCAGAGATTGATTATGTAAATAAATTGGCTCATCAAGGCATTCTTGCCGTGACTTTCGGGGAAAATCTCGTCCGCTTTGTCACGCACCTGGATTTTACAGATGATCATTTGCATGAAATGAGCAAGCGGATAAGATAA
- a CDS encoding M3 family metallopeptidase, translated as MPQQASNPFLAPYNTPFQVPPFDKVEPQHFLPAFEQGMAEQQNSIAAILSNEAEPTFENTIEALEYTSDLLTRVSSVFFNLASANTNAEIEALSKEIAPKLSQHSDDIFLNPALFQRVKKVNDSQENLELHAAQRRLLEKTYKAFVRSGANLSDSEQAKIRDINKQLSVLTVRFAQNLLAETNQFELIISDESQLSGLPESIKMNAAQLAKDAAKDGNWKFTLHQPSIMPFLQHADDRSLRETIYKAYISRCNHNDDLDNKEIVAQIAALRAERASLLGYDCHADYVLEESMAKKITNVLDLLHRLWEAALPVAKSEALQMQELMNREGRTDELEAWDWFYYADKVRKEKYNYDTEQLKPYFQLTNVRDGIFEVVKNLYGLTFTEIKNIPTYHEDVITYEVREANGDLTGIFYMDFFTRNSKRGGAWMTSYRKQRMKNGQRIAPVVSIVCNYAKPTGENPVLLTAEEVETFFHEFGHALHGLLSNVEFETLSGTSVPRDFVELPSQIMEHWAFEPEVLKRYAKHYQTGETIPGEAVTKMKAASTFNQGFATIEYLAAAFLDLFYHIAPAGMQINPQAVEEKAMADRGLIKQIAPRYRSTYFQHIFAGGYSAGYYSYIWSEVLDSDAFAAFKETGNIFDPATALSFRKNILEKGGTEEPLTLYKSFRGRTPKEQYLLENRGLTKLA; from the coding sequence ATGCCTCAGCAAGCCAGCAACCCATTTTTAGCTCCATATAACACACCATTTCAGGTTCCACCTTTTGATAAAGTGGAACCTCAGCATTTTTTGCCCGCTTTTGAGCAGGGCATGGCCGAGCAGCAGAATAGTATCGCGGCCATCCTTTCAAATGAAGCTGAACCCACATTTGAAAACACCATTGAAGCCCTGGAATACACCAGCGATCTGCTTACCAGGGTTAGTTCTGTATTTTTTAACCTGGCATCGGCGAATACCAATGCTGAGATCGAGGCACTTTCCAAGGAAATCGCGCCTAAATTATCTCAGCATAGTGACGACATATTTCTTAATCCTGCTCTCTTCCAACGCGTTAAGAAAGTGAATGATTCGCAGGAAAACCTGGAACTTCATGCAGCACAAAGACGCCTTTTGGAAAAAACTTACAAGGCTTTCGTGCGGAGCGGCGCGAATTTAAGTGATTCGGAACAGGCCAAAATACGGGACATTAATAAGCAATTGTCTGTGCTAACCGTCCGTTTTGCACAAAATCTACTGGCTGAAACCAATCAATTTGAACTGATTATCAGTGACGAATCCCAACTTTCGGGCTTGCCGGAATCCATAAAAATGAATGCTGCTCAACTGGCAAAGGACGCCGCCAAAGACGGAAATTGGAAATTCACATTGCACCAACCGAGCATTATGCCGTTTCTCCAGCATGCGGACGACCGCTCGCTCCGGGAAACCATTTACAAGGCATATATCAGCCGTTGTAACCACAATGATGATTTGGACAACAAGGAGATTGTCGCACAGATCGCAGCATTGCGTGCTGAAAGGGCCAGCTTATTGGGCTATGATTGTCACGCAGATTATGTTTTGGAAGAAAGCATGGCTAAGAAGATTACGAATGTTTTGGATCTTCTCCACAGGTTGTGGGAAGCTGCATTGCCTGTTGCCAAATCCGAAGCATTACAAATGCAGGAATTAATGAACAGAGAAGGTCGCACGGATGAGCTGGAAGCGTGGGATTGGTTTTACTATGCAGATAAGGTCCGTAAGGAAAAATACAACTATGATACAGAGCAATTAAAGCCCTATTTCCAATTGACAAATGTGCGTGACGGGATTTTTGAAGTGGTTAAAAACCTTTACGGTCTGACATTCACGGAAATCAAAAACATTCCAACATACCACGAAGATGTAATTACCTATGAAGTAAGAGAAGCAAACGGCGATCTGACCGGCATTTTTTACATGGATTTCTTCACTCGAAATTCAAAAAGAGGTGGCGCATGGATGACTTCCTATCGCAAGCAGCGTATGAAAAATGGCCAGCGCATTGCTCCTGTCGTGTCTATTGTTTGCAATTATGCCAAACCAACCGGTGAAAATCCTGTTTTGTTAACCGCAGAAGAAGTGGAAACGTTCTTTCATGAATTTGGCCACGCGCTGCACGGCTTACTTTCCAATGTTGAGTTTGAAACATTATCAGGCACTTCGGTCCCCCGCGACTTTGTGGAACTACCATCCCAGATCATGGAACATTGGGCCTTCGAGCCGGAAGTGCTGAAACGCTACGCAAAACACTATCAAACCGGCGAAACGATTCCCGGGGAAGCCGTGACGAAAATGAAAGCTGCGTCCACGTTTAATCAGGGATTCGCTACTATTGAATATTTGGCGGCAGCCTTCCTGGATCTTTTTTATCACATTGCCCCTGCCGGTATGCAAATAAATCCTCAGGCCGTGGAAGAAAAGGCAATGGCTGATCGGGGATTGATCAAGCAGATCGCACCGCGTTACCGGAGCACTTATTTTCAGCATATTTTTGCAGGAGGATACTCGGCGGGGTATTACAGCTACATTTGGTCCGAAGTGCTGGATAGTGACGCATTTGCTGCTTTCAAGGAAACGGGCAACATTTTCGATCCCGCGACTGCATTATCGTTCCGAAAAAATATTCTCGAAAAAGGCGGAACTGAGGAGCCGCTCACGCTTTACAAATCCTTCCGGGGAAGAACTCCCAAAGAGCAATATTTATTGGAAAACCGCGGACTGACAAAACTTGCGTAG
- a CDS encoding patatin-like phospholipase family protein: MKIGLVLSGGGARGIAHIGAVKALIESGIKPDIISGTSSGAFVGAMLAHGYTPDEIIEMILQTSFYPYIRFGFGANGLLHMNKLEAVLRKYIPENTFESLKTKFVVTATDIVSGEELQFRSGELAIPVLASCCIPGLFSPIRFQGRDLVDGGVLNNLPVEPIMHEADFIIGIHCNPFTLDKPLKRTTELVYRSLILAMHSKTKERFKKCDLLIEPAELSRFSIFDFRKAGQLFEVGYDYTKRLLEETGVDFGKLT; encoded by the coding sequence ATGAAGATCGGTCTGGTTTTATCCGGTGGCGGGGCACGCGGCATTGCGCACATTGGCGCAGTTAAGGCATTGATAGAAAGTGGGATTAAGCCCGACATTATCAGTGGGACCAGTTCCGGCGCGTTCGTTGGTGCCATGCTTGCGCACGGTTACACGCCTGATGAAATCATTGAAATGATCCTGCAAACGAGCTTTTATCCCTATATCCGGTTTGGATTCGGCGCAAACGGCCTTTTGCACATGAACAAATTGGAGGCAGTGCTCCGTAAGTACATTCCCGAAAACACATTTGAATCGCTAAAAACCAAGTTCGTCGTCACTGCGACGGACATTGTATCCGGGGAAGAGCTGCAATTCCGGAGCGGCGAGCTGGCCATTCCGGTTCTTGCCTCGTGCTGCATTCCCGGCCTTTTCAGCCCAATCCGTTTCCAGGGTCGCGATCTGGTCGATGGCGGCGTGCTCAATAACCTTCCAGTCGAGCCAATTATGCATGAAGCCGATTTCATTATCGGCATCCACTGCAATCCGTTCACATTGGACAAGCCTCTCAAAAGAACTACGGAACTCGTCTACCGGAGCCTTATCCTGGCCATGCATAGCAAAACAAAAGAACGTTTCAAGAAATGCGATTTACTGATCGAACCTGCGGAATTAAGCCGTTTCAGCATTTTTGATTTCCGGAAAGCCGGGCAGTTGTTTGAGGTAGGTTATGATTATACCAAACGATTGTTGGAAGAAACTGGCGTCGATTTCGGTAAGTTAACCTAG
- a CDS encoding MBL fold metallo-hydrolase, with protein sequence MDIHMIDTGFFKLDGGAMFGVVPKSLWNRHNPADEKNLCTWAMRCMLIEDSGRLILIDTGLGNKQDQKFFGHYDLHGDASLISSIKNHGYDATDITDVILTHLHFDHVGGAVQYNKDRTQLLPTFPNAVYWSNAAHWEWAVNPNPREKASFLKENILPLKESGQLKFIDKSQSPFSNIDFIHVDGHTEQMMLPVIHYKDQKIIYAADLLPSSYHIPLAWIMSYDMRPLVTMQEKQEVLQNAAAGKHIILFEHDPAFEAAVVEQTEKGIAIRERGALSTFIS encoded by the coding sequence ATGGACATTCACATGATAGACACCGGATTCTTTAAACTGGACGGAGGGGCGATGTTCGGGGTGGTTCCGAAATCGCTTTGGAACAGGCATAACCCCGCAGATGAGAAAAACCTTTGCACCTGGGCTATGCGTTGCATGCTCATTGAGGATAGCGGCAGGTTGATATTAATCGACACAGGTCTGGGTAACAAACAGGATCAGAAGTTTTTCGGCCATTACGATTTACACGGAGATGCCAGCCTAATTTCCTCCATTAAAAATCACGGCTATGACGCTACGGACATTACAGATGTTATATTGACCCATTTACATTTCGATCACGTAGGCGGCGCTGTGCAATACAATAAGGATCGGACGCAGCTGCTTCCTACCTTCCCTAATGCTGTTTACTGGTCCAATGCAGCACATTGGGAATGGGCTGTGAACCCGAATCCCCGCGAAAAAGCATCGTTTCTGAAAGAGAACATTCTTCCTTTGAAAGAATCGGGTCAGCTGAAATTTATCGATAAGAGCCAGTCCCCCTTTTCTAACATTGATTTCATCCATGTGGACGGCCATACAGAGCAAATGATGCTGCCTGTGATACATTATAAGGATCAAAAAATTATTTATGCCGCGGATTTGTTGCCATCTTCTTATCACATTCCGCTGGCCTGGATCATGAGTTATGACATGCGGCCGCTCGTTACCATGCAGGAAAAGCAGGAAGTGTTGCAAAATGCTGCCGCCGGAAAGCACATTATATTATTTGAGCATGACCCCGCCTTTGAAGCTGCCGTGGTGGAGCAAACCGAAAAAGGAATTGCCATTCGCGAGCGTGGTGCACTGAGCACTTTTATCAGTTAA
- a CDS encoding DUF4249 domain-containing protein, which produces MKLHHIIVIVISICLSACESLITDIPADKLPRTASKLVVQSFISPQSARINVVVTESVPLFSESGNNGGVVRNALVKISDGTREVAIPFDSASTLYSIDKSIFPIVAGKTYSLFVSDGNRVATGVCTVPAGQVLASSYKLDTSFSSNVFEQDTVLTVQMSWTDASRDTNYYRVRSSVDLEYSVAEGFSAETFKERRVKNRFNFNWDETIGRNDFQSDANLDGAVFTSPIGRTVLPNVIAYDYGNGNKFTVYPKAKIAMVMLEVYNTDVHYFKYHRSLEMRGTSDNPFTEPSLIYTNISGGLGCFAAYNSGQVTYRP; this is translated from the coding sequence ATGAAATTGCATCATATCATTGTTATAGTTATTTCAATTTGCCTTTCGGCCTGCGAATCGCTGATTACGGACATTCCGGCGGATAAGTTGCCCAGGACAGCATCCAAGCTGGTGGTTCAGTCATTCATTTCGCCGCAATCTGCACGCATTAATGTCGTCGTTACGGAATCCGTTCCGCTATTTTCGGAATCCGGAAATAATGGCGGCGTTGTGAGGAATGCCCTGGTAAAGATCTCGGACGGAACCAGGGAAGTCGCTATTCCTTTTGATTCGGCAAGCACATTATACAGCATTGACAAGTCTATTTTTCCGATCGTTGCGGGAAAAACATATTCACTTTTTGTGTCGGACGGCAACCGTGTCGCTACGGGCGTTTGCACGGTTCCGGCCGGTCAGGTGCTGGCATCTTCTTACAAGCTGGACACGTCTTTTTCAAGCAATGTTTTTGAGCAGGATACGGTCTTAACCGTTCAGATGAGCTGGACGGACGCTTCCCGCGATACCAATTATTACCGGGTAAGAAGCTCGGTTGATCTGGAATACAGTGTAGCAGAAGGTTTCAGTGCGGAGACTTTCAAGGAAAGGCGGGTCAAGAACCGCTTTAATTTTAATTGGGACGAAACCATTGGCCGCAACGATTTTCAAAGCGACGCAAACCTGGACGGCGCTGTGTTTACTTCGCCCATAGGCCGCACCGTTTTGCCCAATGTGATCGCCTATGACTATGGCAACGGGAATAAATTCACTGTGTATCCAAAAGCTAAAATTGCGATGGTTATGCTGGAAGTTTACAACACGGATGTGCATTATTTTAAATATCACAGGTCATTGGAAATGCGCGGAACTTCGGATAATCCGTTCACTGAGCCATCCCTGATCTATACCAATATCAGCGGCGGACTGGGCTGCTTTGCTGCGTATAATTCGGGGCAGGTGACTTACCGTCCGTAA